The genomic region TCCATGCCGTCATTACGCAATGTTTCTTCCAAGTCGTTTTTAAGTTGCTGTAATTTGGAAACTCTGTCAATTTTATCCGTTACATATATTGCTTCTTCCAATTTATTTTTAAGAAAATCTTTGGTTTTTTGTTGAATTTCTGCATCGATTTGTTTGAATAATACTTGGGCTTTTGGTTTAGCCATTTCTTTGATGATTTCTTTTTGGAAATTTTGAATTTTACCGATTTCTTTAAGAGCTAGTTCAACAGCATCATTCATTTTTTCTTCGCTAATTTCATTAGCGCCAACTTCAATCATAGTGATAGCGCCATCGGCGCTGCTCAGAAAGAAGTCCAAATCGCTTTTTTCTCTGTCGGCAAAAGAAGGATTAATCACAAAATCATTATTAACCAAACCAATTCGAAGAGCTGAAATTGGACCATTCCAAGGAATGTCTGATGTGGATAAAGCTAAAGATGCTCCAATTAAAGCAGGGAAGTCCGGGTCATTTTCGCCGTCAATTGCCAAAACCGTAGCAACAACTTGCACCTCGCGTCTCATATCGTGATTAAAAAGAGGGCGAATAGAACGGTCAATCAAACGCGCATTTAAAATGGCGTTTTCTGACGGCTTCCCTTCTCTTCTTACAAAACGACTCCCCAAAATTTTACCCGCGGCGTAAAAACGCTCTTCATAATCTACAACCAATGGGAAAAAATCAGCTTCTAAACGATCTGTTTTCCCCATTGTGGCCGTAACCAAAACAACAGTTTCACCGTATTGAATTAAAACTGAACCATTGGATTGTTGAGCAAGCGGTGTAAATTTTGCTGTTAATTTTTTACCCGCTATTTCTAAAGAAAAACTTTTTTCTTGCAACATACAATATAAAATTTTTCCAAGAAACAATTTAATTTAGCGCAGAGGAGAAGATTGCAATTCCTCTCCTCTGCTCTAAATTGTTTCTTGGAATTATTAATAATTTTGTTTAAAAATTTTATTTTTCGACTTTTTTATTAAAGAACTTTTTATTAAAAATTTTTGTGGATTTTTTTCTAAATCAATAAAATCATCAGCCACCTCTTTTAATTTTGATGAAGCGCTGCGACCAAAAGCAACAACCTCTACTATTTTACCTATTCCTTTCAGATAATCAACTAATGGCAAAAAATCGCCATCGCCCGTAACGAGAATTATACTATCAACTGAAGGGGCCATGCGAATAGCATCAACAGCTAAACCAACATCCCAATCAGCCTTTTTTAAGCCATCAGGATAAATTTGCAATTCTTTAATTCTTAATTCAATTCCGATATTTTGAAGCGCTTCAAAAAAAGATGCTTCTCCTTCAACAACATCACTTTTTACAACGTAGGCAATTGCCCTAATTAATCTACGATTGGCTACTGCCGCTCTCAAAACTTCTTTAAAATCAACACGCGCTTGATAAAGATTTTTTGCTGAATGATAAAGATTTTGGATATCAAAAAAAATTGCCACTCTTTGATCTTTATATTTAATAATCATAACTATAAAAAACTATTTTAATCCCAAAGTTTTCGTTAATTTATTGTAACGGCGAATAGATTCTTTTTGAAGAAAATTGAGAAGTTTTTTTCTTTTAGAAACCATTTTTAATAGTCCACGTCGTGAATGATTATCTTTGGGGTGTTTTTTTAGATGGGCAGTTAATTTATTGATTTGTTGGGTTAATAAAGCAATTTGAACTTCTGCCGACCCCGTGTCTTTCTCGTGTTTTCTGTATTTGCTAATTAATTTTGTTTTCTCTCCTTTCTTTAGCATATAGATTGATAATAACATAAAGATTAAAAGTTTGCAAGATATGGAGATAGAATGATATAATATAAAAAGGAAAAACATGAAAAACAAAAACCTGTTAGATTTAAAAAAACAATATTTGGAATATT from Patescibacteria group bacterium harbors:
- a CDS encoding NYN domain-containing protein, giving the protein MIIKYKDQRVAIFFDIQNLYHSAKNLYQARVDFKEVLRAAVANRRLIRAIAYVVKSDVVEGEASFFEALQNIGIELRIKELQIYPDGLKKADWDVGLAVDAIRMAPSVDSIILVTGDGDFLPLVDYLKGIGKIVEVVAFGRSASSKLKEVADDFIDLEKNPQKFLIKSSLIKKSKNKIFKQNY
- the rpsO gene encoding 30S ribosomal protein S15; amino-acid sequence: MLKKGEKTKLISKYRKHEKDTGSAEVQIALLTQQINKLTAHLKKHPKDNHSRRGLLKMVSKRKKLLNFLQKESIRRYNKLTKTLGLK